One genomic region from Desulfuromonas sp. TF encodes:
- the xseB gene encoding exodeoxyribonuclease VII small subunit — protein sequence MPEKESFEAVLKALEEAVARLECGELSLEEALECFEQGVKCAALCRESLKAVETRVELLLRGRNGDLKVENFIGE from the coding sequence ATGCCGGAAAAAGAATCCTTTGAAGCCGTCCTGAAAGCGCTGGAGGAGGCGGTGGCCCGGCTCGAATGCGGCGAACTCTCACTGGAAGAGGCGCTGGAGTGCTTCGAGCAGGGGGTGAAGTGCGCCGCTCTTTGCCGCGAATCCCTCAAAGCCGTCGAAACCAGGGTGGAGCTTCTGCTCAGAGGGCGGAACGGCGACCTGAAAGTGGAGAATTTCATCGGGGAGTGA
- a CDS encoding polyprenyl synthetase family protein: MDLKSYFDHRISQVDKALESVLPGESTLPASLHKAMRYSIFAGGKRIRPILMIAACEAVGGDPARVMPAACAMEMIHTYSLIHDDLPAMDDDDFRRGRPTNHKVFGEATAILAGDALLTEAFILLSNSETSRKIDPEIIRRVVHIIARCAGSLGMVGGQVVDMESEGKKIDFPTLEYIHTHKTGALILASVQAGALIGGADEGVFAALTRYGEAAGLAFQVADDILDVVGDQAQLGKDVGSDQAREKATYVALLGLEEARQRARELRDVALTALDPLGESAEPLRSIASYIVDRSS, from the coding sequence ATGGACCTGAAAAGCTATTTCGATCACCGCATAAGTCAGGTGGATAAAGCACTCGAATCCGTACTGCCGGGGGAGAGCACCCTTCCGGCCAGTCTTCACAAGGCCATGCGCTATTCAATCTTTGCCGGCGGCAAGCGCATCCGGCCGATTCTGATGATCGCAGCATGCGAGGCGGTGGGCGGGGACCCTGCGCGGGTGATGCCCGCTGCCTGTGCCATGGAGATGATTCACACCTATTCCCTGATACATGACGATCTTCCGGCCATGGATGACGATGATTTCCGCCGCGGCCGCCCCACCAACCACAAGGTTTTCGGCGAGGCAACCGCCATCCTGGCCGGCGACGCCCTGCTGACCGAGGCCTTCATTCTCCTTTCCAATTCCGAGACCAGCCGGAAAATTGATCCGGAGATTATCCGACGGGTGGTGCATATCATTGCCCGCTGCGCCGGTTCCCTGGGGATGGTGGGGGGGCAGGTGGTCGATATGGAGTCGGAGGGGAAAAAGATTGATTTCCCTACCCTCGAGTATATCCACACACACAAGACCGGAGCCCTTATCCTGGCGTCGGTTCAAGCAGGGGCTCTGATCGGCGGCGCCGATGAAGGGGTTTTCGCCGCACTGACCCGCTACGGTGAGGCGGCGGGGCTGGCCTTTCAGGTGGCCGATGATATACTCGACGTGGTCGGAGACCAGGCGCAGCTCGGCAAGGATGTCGGCAGCGATCAGGCCCGGGAAAAGGCCACCTATGTCGCACTTCTCGGATTGGAGGAGGCCCGGCAGCGGGCCCGGGAGCTGCGGGATGTGGCACTGACTGCGCTCGATCCGCTCGGGGAATCGGCTGAGCCCCTGCGCAGCATCGCCAGTTATATCGTCGACCGTTCTTCCTGA
- the dxs gene encoding 1-deoxy-D-xylulose-5-phosphate synthase: MSSFLKDLGSPAELKNFSQAELKSLAEEIRTEIIDTVSRTGGHLASSLGVVELSIALHRVLNTPKDKIIWDVGHQAYAHKLLTGRLERFGTLRQMGGISGFPKREESPHDCFDVGHSSTSISAALGIAAARDTLGGTEKIVAVIGDGSLTAGLAFEGLNQAGHLKKDLIVVLNDNEMSISPNVGALSSFLSRKMTSDLFIRFKKETENLLGHVPRFGKDLLSLARRAEDSLKGFLTPGMLFEAFGFDYVGPLDGHNLDELIQTLQNVSRLKGPILVHVLTKKGKGYLPAEENPPLYHGVGPFDRESGEVQGSKGGAPSYTAVFGRTLVELAEKDERIVAITAAMLEGTGLKEFAQRFPERFFDVGIAEQHAVTFAAGIACNGLRPTVAIYSTFLQRGYDSVLHDVCLQNLPVTFALDRGGLVGADGPTHHGVFDYSYLRHIPNLTFMVPRDERELRRAMATAQGHEGPFAYRYPRGVGSGLPLNDVPSPVPIGKGEKLQDGSDGVIFAIGTCAAPALQAAQMLADDGLSLAVVDPRFLKPLDRDLLIAEANRTGLVITVEENVLQGGFGSAVMELLAQEEISPRIACIGLPDFFVEQGSQEQLQARYGLDAEGIAGRIRKVLGGARQVNSSAMGN, from the coding sequence ATGAGCTCTTTCTTGAAGGACCTTGGTTCGCCCGCCGAGCTGAAAAACTTCTCCCAGGCCGAGCTGAAGTCTCTGGCCGAAGAAATCCGCACCGAAATTATCGATACGGTCTCGCGCACCGGCGGCCATCTGGCCAGTTCTTTGGGGGTCGTGGAGCTATCCATCGCCCTGCACCGGGTGCTCAATACACCGAAGGACAAAATTATCTGGGATGTCGGACATCAGGCCTATGCCCACAAGCTCCTCACCGGCCGCCTGGAACGTTTCGGCACGCTGCGCCAGATGGGGGGTATCAGCGGCTTCCCCAAACGGGAGGAAAGCCCCCACGACTGTTTCGATGTTGGGCACTCCAGCACATCCATCTCGGCCGCCCTCGGAATAGCCGCCGCCCGCGATACACTCGGCGGAACTGAGAAGATCGTCGCGGTCATCGGCGACGGTTCTCTGACCGCCGGTCTGGCTTTCGAAGGGCTGAACCAGGCAGGGCACCTCAAAAAGGATCTGATTGTCGTTCTCAACGACAACGAGATGTCCATCTCGCCCAACGTCGGGGCTCTTTCCTCCTTCCTCAGCCGTAAGATGACTTCAGACCTGTTCATCCGGTTCAAGAAGGAGACGGAAAACCTCCTAGGCCATGTCCCTCGTTTCGGCAAGGATCTTCTCTCTCTGGCCCGCCGGGCCGAGGATTCCCTCAAGGGATTTCTCACCCCGGGGATGCTCTTCGAAGCCTTCGGTTTCGACTATGTCGGTCCCTTAGATGGCCACAATCTCGACGAGCTGATCCAGACCCTGCAGAACGTCTCCCGGCTCAAGGGGCCCATTCTGGTCCATGTTCTCACCAAAAAGGGGAAAGGATATCTCCCCGCCGAGGAGAACCCGCCTCTATACCACGGAGTCGGCCCCTTCGACCGTGAAAGCGGCGAGGTTCAAGGGAGCAAGGGGGGCGCTCCCAGTTATACCGCGGTTTTCGGACGGACCCTTGTGGAACTGGCGGAAAAAGACGAGCGTATCGTCGCTATTACCGCGGCCATGCTCGAGGGGACCGGCCTGAAGGAGTTCGCCCAGCGGTTTCCCGAGCGCTTCTTCGACGTAGGAATCGCCGAGCAGCATGCCGTCACCTTTGCCGCCGGTATCGCCTGCAACGGCCTGCGTCCGACCGTCGCTATCTACTCCACCTTCCTGCAGCGCGGCTATGACAGCGTTCTGCACGATGTCTGCCTGCAGAATCTCCCCGTGACCTTCGCCCTGGACAGGGGGGGGCTGGTCGGCGCCGACGGTCCCACACACCACGGGGTTTTCGACTACTCCTATCTGCGCCATATCCCCAATCTGACCTTCATGGTCCCCCGCGATGAACGGGAGCTGCGTCGGGCCATGGCAACCGCCCAGGGGCACGAGGGGCCGTTCGCCTACCGGTACCCGCGGGGCGTGGGTTCGGGTTTGCCGCTGAACGATGTGCCGTCTCCGGTGCCGATTGGGAAGGGCGAAAAGCTGCAGGATGGCAGTGACGGGGTGATCTTCGCTATTGGGACCTGTGCGGCGCCGGCCCTTCAGGCGGCCCAGATGCTGGCGGACGATGGTCTGTCGCTGGCGGTCGTCGACCCGCGATTTCTCAAGCCTCTTGATCGGGATCTGCTGATTGCCGAAGCGAACCGCACCGGCCTGGTCATCACCGTGGAGGAGAATGTCCTTCAGGGCGGATTCGGATCGGCGGTGATGGAGCTTCTGGCGCAGGAGGAAATCTCTCCCCGCATCGCATGCATCGGTCTGCCGGATTTCTTTGTCGAACAGGGAAGTCAGGAGCAGCTGCAGGCCCGTTACGGTCTCGATGCCGAAGGTATCGCCGGCCGCATCCGCAAAGTCCTCGGCGGCGCCAGGCAGGTTAACTCTTCGGCCATGGGAAACTGA
- a CDS encoding ParA family protein: MLQPYVVTVSSEKGGVGKTTLATNLAIYLKALNEEMPVTLFSFDNHFSVDRMFRIGRREPHGDVLTLLSGQSIEDVIETGEYGVQFIPSSRRLTTIRHQIESPEILARILANSKLKGIVIIDTRPDLDIFTRNALYAADRVIVPVKDAPSLENCRNLYDFFDEHGLSRRPLRILPCLIDSRIRYDGPFRDSYRLLKGYAINRGYRCLEGFIAKSPKVESLNTNPEGKIYPVITHGRGTDVHIQFTHLARQVYLDAKQDAQRRLDRVSEEEKNLLAERDAAYGARRDTLQPSCLLCGRRLVQEDSIATAGYYCETSDGGVAGYLEEECFSTTVFRHFYRSKREVGASDPLRDLFRESAQRSYFVLRRAPNTRNFYQQQLSFYRFDEDGLEVSHKTIELMEPENPSSTGEEACLYRLAAHTLLNQDGLLGDDFLLIRRVCSDFPEEILYSEQHDRLRSVAVRIAAQLP; encoded by the coding sequence ATGCTGCAACCCTACGTGGTTACCGTCTCCAGTGAAAAAGGCGGGGTGGGAAAGACCACCCTGGCCACCAACCTGGCCATCTATCTCAAGGCGCTCAATGAGGAGATGCCGGTAACCCTCTTCAGCTTCGACAACCATTTTTCCGTGGACCGAATGTTCCGTATCGGCCGCCGTGAACCGCATGGTGACGTTCTGACTCTGCTCTCGGGGCAGAGCATCGAGGATGTGATCGAAACCGGAGAATACGGAGTCCAGTTCATTCCGTCCAGCCGCCGGCTGACCACCATCCGCCATCAGATCGAATCTCCCGAAATCCTTGCCCGCATTCTGGCCAATTCGAAGTTGAAGGGTATCGTCATCATCGACACCCGTCCTGACCTCGATATTTTCACCCGTAACGCCCTGTATGCCGCAGACCGGGTCATCGTACCCGTAAAGGATGCCCCCTCTCTTGAAAATTGCAGAAATCTTTACGACTTTTTCGATGAGCACGGGCTCTCGAGGCGCCCCCTGCGCATTCTCCCCTGCCTGATCGATTCCCGGATCCGCTATGATGGCCCGTTCAGGGACTCCTATCGACTGCTCAAGGGATATGCCATCAATCGCGGCTATCGGTGCCTGGAAGGGTTTATCGCGAAAAGCCCCAAGGTCGAATCCCTCAATACCAACCCTGAAGGGAAGATCTATCCCGTTATCACCCATGGCCGCGGAACCGATGTACACATTCAGTTCACCCATCTGGCACGCCAGGTCTATCTTGATGCCAAACAGGATGCACAGCGGAGGCTCGACAGGGTATCCGAGGAAGAAAAAAACCTGCTGGCGGAGCGGGATGCCGCCTACGGCGCGCGGAGGGACACGCTTCAACCGTCCTGCCTGCTCTGCGGCAGACGACTCGTTCAGGAAGACTCCATTGCCACGGCGGGGTACTACTGCGAAACGTCCGACGGAGGGGTTGCCGGCTACCTGGAGGAGGAGTGCTTCTCTACCACTGTTTTCCGCCATTTCTACCGTTCAAAGCGCGAAGTCGGGGCTTCCGATCCCCTGCGCGATCTGTTCCGGGAATCCGCCCAGCGTTCATACTTCGTGCTGCGCCGGGCTCCGAATACACGCAATTTCTATCAGCAGCAGCTCTCCTTTTACCGCTTCGACGAGGACGGCCTGGAGGTCTCCCATAAAACGATCGAACTGATGGAGCCCGAAAACCCCTCCTCCACTGGAGAAGAGGCCTGCCTCTACCGCCTGGCGGCCCACACTCTGTTGAACCAGGATGGCCTGCTGGGAGACGACTTCCTTCTGATCCGAAGGGTCTGCTCCGATTTCCCCGAAGAGATTCTCTACAGCGAGCAGCACGACCGTCTGAGGTCCGTTGCCGTAAGGATAGCGGCACAGCTGCCCTGA
- a CDS encoding divergent polysaccharide deacetylase family protein, protein MPSHQAKVLLAALFVSGFLVLSLVLLSHLRNAYRPVAAPPGAELKLEILDDIRVELESVLLRSGAPLTRVEAGGQGELRMEARGEFPPPEVIADLDRRMRRISDSLHLEASPPSGKIAISGEGLLAVLSFSPSLEEPVVKAKGRPKMVIIMDDLGGDMVSAQALLDIDLPVTFAILPGTANASRIATLAHRRGREVLIHIPMEPRNFPDINPGHDALLVEHSKAEIRRRFQGYLDRIPYAVGGNNHMGSRFTEDREKMATVLAEMKDAGLFFVDSLTTGRSVGFEEARKAGLPTVVRDVFLDNVQDVELISVEIRRLAALAARQGYAVGICHPYPQTLEALRRASDFLREQEIDMVPASQVLLR, encoded by the coding sequence ATGCCGAGCCATCAGGCCAAGGTGCTGCTTGCGGCGCTATTCGTGTCCGGATTTCTCGTTCTCAGCCTGGTGTTGCTTTCGCATCTGCGCAATGCCTACAGACCGGTGGCGGCACCGCCGGGTGCAGAGTTGAAACTGGAGATCCTCGACGACATCCGTGTGGAGCTTGAAAGCGTCCTGCTGCGCAGTGGGGCACCTCTCACCCGGGTGGAGGCCGGTGGACAGGGGGAGCTTCGCATGGAAGCGCGGGGCGAATTCCCTCCGCCGGAGGTCATTGCCGATCTTGACCGGCGGATGCGGCGCATCTCCGACAGTCTGCATTTGGAAGCCAGCCCCCCATCCGGAAAGATAGCCATCTCCGGAGAGGGTCTTTTGGCTGTTCTCAGCTTTTCTCCCTCCCTAGAAGAACCGGTGGTTAAGGCGAAAGGCAGGCCTAAAATGGTCATCATCATGGATGACCTCGGCGGGGACATGGTCTCGGCACAGGCTCTGCTCGATATCGATCTGCCGGTGACTTTCGCCATCCTGCCGGGAACAGCCAATGCCTCGAGGATCGCGACCCTCGCACACCGCCGGGGCAGGGAGGTGCTGATCCACATTCCCATGGAACCGCGGAATTTCCCCGATATCAATCCCGGACACGACGCTCTGCTCGTCGAGCATTCGAAAGCAGAGATCCGAAGAAGGTTCCAAGGCTATCTTGACAGAATCCCCTATGCGGTGGGCGGCAACAATCATATGGGGTCCCGTTTTACCGAAGACCGGGAAAAAATGGCGACAGTGCTGGCGGAGATGAAGGATGCGGGGCTTTTTTTCGTGGACAGTCTGACGACCGGACGTTCGGTGGGTTTTGAGGAGGCACGAAAGGCGGGGCTGCCGACGGTGGTCCGGGATGTCTTTCTCGACAATGTCCAGGATGTGGAACTGATATCCGTGGAGATTCGGCGTCTTGCCGCCCTGGCAGCCAGACAGGGATATGCCGTGGGGATATGCCACCCCTATCCACAGACACTCGAGGCATTGCGCCGCGCCTCCGATTTTCTGCGAGAGCAGGAGATCGATATGGTTCCGGCCTCGCAGGTTCTCCTCCGGTAA
- the xseA gene encoding exodeoxyribonuclease VII large subunit gives MADPRQILTVSRLASLIKEVVEENFVQVLVEGELSNFAAPSSGHYYFSLKDEKAQIRAVMFRLQSRLLPFRPENGMRVICSGRVSLYSQRSEIQLVVETLEPRGVGSLQVAFEQLKSRLAAEGLFAEERKRSLPPFPGTVGVVTSASGAAIHDILHVLRRRHAGVRVLLRPVRVQGEGAAMEIAEAIADLNRFGEADVLIVGRGGGSLEDLWAFNEECVARAIHASAIPVIAAVGHEVDYSIADFVADLRAPTPSAAAEMVVKSRLELEGHLDHLILRLDGQMRGRLDLLGEKVEGLARRLQSPVQRISLCRQRLEDLERRLHQAMKNVLKEGDGRLATLAGRLDDLSPLRILARGYAIALDEKRGRAVRDARTLAPGDRLRIRFARGSARAAVEEVIK, from the coding sequence ATGGCAGATCCGCGACAAATCCTGACAGTTTCCCGGCTCGCCTCTCTGATCAAGGAGGTGGTCGAGGAAAATTTCGTCCAGGTCTTGGTCGAGGGGGAGCTCTCGAACTTCGCTGCGCCTTCTTCCGGCCATTACTATTTTTCACTCAAGGATGAGAAAGCCCAGATCCGGGCCGTCATGTTCCGCCTCCAGAGCCGCCTCCTCCCCTTCCGTCCCGAAAACGGCATGCGAGTGATCTGCTCCGGGAGGGTTTCGCTCTACTCCCAGCGCAGTGAGATCCAGCTGGTGGTGGAGACTCTCGAACCGCGGGGAGTGGGGAGCCTGCAGGTTGCCTTCGAACAGCTCAAGAGCAGACTCGCCGCGGAGGGGCTCTTCGCCGAGGAACGCAAGCGCTCCCTGCCGCCTTTCCCCGGAACCGTCGGGGTAGTCACTTCCGCCAGCGGTGCGGCCATTCACGATATTCTTCATGTCCTTCGCCGCCGCCATGCCGGGGTGCGGGTGCTGCTCAGGCCCGTGCGGGTGCAGGGGGAGGGGGCAGCGATGGAGATCGCGGAAGCGATCGCCGACCTCAACCGTTTCGGGGAGGCCGATGTTCTGATCGTCGGCCGCGGCGGCGGATCGTTGGAAGATCTATGGGCCTTCAATGAAGAGTGCGTGGCACGGGCCATTCACGCTTCGGCGATACCGGTCATTGCCGCGGTCGGGCACGAGGTGGACTACTCCATCGCCGACTTCGTTGCCGATCTGCGGGCTCCGACCCCCAGTGCCGCCGCCGAGATGGTGGTGAAGAGCCGGCTCGAACTCGAGGGGCACCTGGATCATCTGATTCTGCGCCTGGACGGACAGATGCGCGGCCGTCTCGATCTGCTCGGAGAAAAAGTCGAGGGGCTTGCCCGCCGTCTCCAGTCCCCGGTCCAGAGAATTTCCCTTTGCCGGCAACGGCTGGAAGATCTGGAGCGCCGTCTGCATCAGGCCATGAAAAATGTCCTGAAGGAAGGGGACGGCCGACTCGCCACTCTCGCCGGTCGCCTGGACGACCTCTCTCCCCTGCGTATCCTCGCCCGGGGTTACGCCATTGCCCTCGACGAAAAGAGGGGGCGGGCCGTGCGCGATGCCCGAACGCTCGCTCCCGGTGACCGACTGAGGATCCGGTTCGCCCGCGGAAGCGCACGGGCAGCCGTTGAGGAGGTGATCAAGTGA
- a CDS encoding M23 family metallopeptidase, with amino-acid sequence MRCLFLLIFFFPGQALAALVLSPPAVDSGGVALLRWEGASPSLAVARFNERVIYLSPTGSGAAALLGTDVELPAGDYPITLAVVDRGGGTSFHRTTLVVRSSSRPVERLTLPEAMVEPVDPDVLERIGSEHRMLTELFGRQDRPALWKTFSLPVSDPVSSSFGLRRILNGKPRSPHSGVDFRSPRGTPIRAAAEGIAVFTGDLYYTGNTVVLDHGEGLYTLYAHLDTVDCRTGERLEAGAALGRVGSSGRSTGPHLHWGGKLRGDRIDPLALVKLFGELGEEKP; translated from the coding sequence GTGAGGTGCCTGTTTCTGCTGATTTTCTTCTTTCCAGGGCAGGCCCTGGCGGCCCTGGTCCTGTCCCCCCCGGCGGTCGACAGCGGCGGGGTAGCCCTGCTGCGCTGGGAGGGCGCGTCACCTTCTCTGGCCGTGGCCCGCTTCAACGAACGTGTGATCTATCTGTCCCCGACCGGTAGCGGGGCCGCCGCACTGCTGGGAACCGATGTCGAACTTCCGGCGGGGGATTATCCAATCACCCTCGCTGTCGTCGATCGAGGGGGCGGGACTTCCTTTCACCGGACGACACTGGTCGTTCGCAGCTCATCTCGGCCGGTGGAGCGACTTACTCTGCCGGAGGCAATGGTCGAACCCGTCGATCCCGACGTTCTGGAAAGGATCGGCAGCGAGCACAGAATGCTGACCGAACTTTTCGGAAGACAGGACCGCCCGGCTCTCTGGAAGACCTTTTCCCTGCCGGTGAGCGATCCGGTGAGCAGTTCTTTCGGTCTGCGGCGCATCCTGAACGGCAAACCCCGCTCCCCCCACTCCGGCGTCGATTTCCGCAGCCCCCGGGGGACCCCTATCAGGGCGGCGGCGGAGGGAATTGCGGTCTTTACCGGCGATCTCTACTACACGGGGAACACGGTGGTCCTCGATCACGGCGAAGGGCTCTATACCCTCTATGCCCATCTCGATACTGTGGATTGCCGGACAGGTGAGCGCCTGGAGGCCGGGGCTGCTCTGGGACGGGTCGGCAGCAGCGGACGTTCGACTGGACCGCATCTGCATTGGGGAGGCAAACTGCGGGGCGACCGGATCGACCCCCTGGCCCTGGTGAAACTGTTCGGGGAGTTAGGGGAGGAAAAGCCTTGA